Genomic DNA from Marnyiella aurantia:
CCCACATCAGCAGTATGCGGTGTTTCCAAAAGTAGGAGTTCAGAGTTTTTAGCGCTTTCATAGGAAGTTGGGCTGCAGCAAAGCACTGCATTTACAGCGGCAAAAGTACAAATTTGAATTTGTAACAGGCTTCACCGCGGCAGAGGGTGTGTAAAAAATTCCTATCTTTGCCACCATAAAAAGCTCTTTGAAATGTTAGGAAGAAGACAGATCCGTGAAAAAGTGGTGGAAACCCTTTATTCATACTACCAGAACCCCATAAAATTCGATGTTCTGGAGAAAAATATGCTCACAGAAATAGAGAAAATTTATCACCTCTACATCTACCAGCTTAACTTCATGGTCGCCCTAAAGGAACTTGCAGAAATGCAGATTGAAATAGGACGCAAGAAATACCTGCGGACTGATGCAGAACTACATCCCAACCAGAGATTCGTTGAGAATTTAGTGCTCAGGAAAATTGAAGACAATACCGAAAGGAGGTCTTTCACATCCAAACATGCGGAACTGAACTGGGATATGCACGACGATCTGTTGGTAAAGACCTTCCAGCGTATTATTTCCGGTAAGAGGTACCAGGACTATATGAAGGAGGAAGAGCAGTCATTTGAACAGGACCAGAAATTCGTAGGGAAACTTTTCCTCAGATACATTGCCGAAAATGAAGATTTTCATGAGCATCTGGAAGAAAAGGAAATGAGTTGGGGTGATGATTTCCACATCTCAAACTCCATGATCCAGAAAACAATAGGTTTTTTTAAGAAAGACGAAGAGTCACACACACTGATCCGAATGATTAAGGATCATCAGGACGAAGATTTCGCCCGCCGACTACTTAAAGAAAGTCTGAACCACTGGGAAGAAAGCGAAAAAAAGCTGGA
This window encodes:
- a CDS encoding transcription antitermination protein NusB; this translates as MLGRRQIREKVVETLYSYYQNPIKFDVLEKNMLTEIEKIYHLYIYQLNFMVALKELAEMQIEIGRKKYLRTDAELHPNQRFVENLVLRKIEDNTERRSFTSKHAELNWDMHDDLLVKTFQRIISGKRYQDYMKEEEQSFEQDQKFVGKLFLRYIAENEDFHEHLEEKEMSWGDDFHISNSMIQKTIGFFKKDEESHTLIRMIKDHQDEDFARRLLKESLNHWEESEKKLEAKLENWDLDRVALMDKIILVAAITELDRFPLTPARVIINEYIEISKVYATDRSNIFVNGILDKYTKELNRI